The sequence CGTTCCTCGCTGGCCTCCCAGGCGTGCAGGGTGTCGGCGTCGGCGAACCGGTAGAGCATGTACCAGGTCTCACTGCCCGGAGCCGCCTGCACCCAGCCCGAACCGAGGAAACCCGGATAGTGGGTGGCCAGGTCGATGCCCTGGCGTACCCAACTGAGCGCGTAACGCTCCATCACAGGGTCCACGGTCCGCTCGATGGCGACGGTGATCGGTTCGGCCATGACGTTAGTCTGCTCGGCCGACCGGGTCGACATGCCGAGACCGGACGTGACCTGTGCCTCCTCGCGGCCGTGGGCGAGGTTGGTCGCGTCAAGACGGCGGCAGGGGTGTGATAGAACGTGTCGGTCGATGATCAATGAGGATTCGGAGCAGGCGCATGAGCTCGGAACAGACGATGGGCTCGGAACAGACGATGGGCTCGGAACAGACGATGGGCTCGGAACAGACAATGGGCGACGTCATCGGCCCACGCGATCTGTACGACGAAGATCATCGGGACTTCGCCGCCACGGTCCGGGCATTCGTGGACAGACAGGTCGCGCCCCACGCCGAGCGGTGGGATGGTGCCGGCCGGGTCGATCGCGAGTTGTTCGCCCGCGCCGCGGAGGCCGGGATCCTCGGGATGTCGATCCCGCAGGAGTACGGCGGTCTCGGCCTGGATGACTTCCGTTTCAACGCCGCCATGGCCGATGAGCTCGGGCACCACCCGGTGTCCTCCGGGATGGGCGGGATCGCCTTGGAGAACGACATCGTGATCCCGTACTTCACCGGGTTGACCACCGAGGAACAGAAGCAGCGCTGGCTGCCCGGGATCGCCGCCGGGGAGACGATCGTGGCGGTGGCCATGACCGAACCCGGCACCGGCAGCGACCTCTCCGGAATCCGGACCAAGGCGGCCCGCGACGGTGATCACTACATCGTCGACGGGGCGAAGACCTTCATCTCCAACGGCCAGAACGCCGATCTGGTCGTCACCGCCGTCCGTACCGGAGAGCATCCCCACCGGGGGATCAGCCTGTTGGTCGTGGAGGCCGATGCCGAGGGTTTCTCCCGCGGGCGGCAGTTGGCCAAGATCGGCTTGCACGCCCAGGACACCAGTGAGTTGATCTTCGACCGGGTACGGGTGCCGGCCGCGAACCTCCTCGGAGCCGAGGGCGAGGGTTTCCTCGGTCTGATGCGGAACCTGCCGCAGGAGCGGCTGTCGATCGCGGTGGCAGCGGTGGCGGCCTCCGAAGGTGTGCTGATGCGCACCCTGGAGTACGTAAAGGAGCGCAAGGCCTTCGGCCAGCCGATCGGCAGTTTCCAGAACACCCGGTTCGAGCTGGCCGAGATGGTCACCGCCGTGCGGGCGACCCGGGCCCATGTCGACAATTGCGTCCGCAGGCAGGTCGCGCATGACCTGAGTCCGGAGGATGCCGCCGGGGTGAAGTTCCTCGCCACCGAGCAGCTGAACAACGTGGTCGGTCGCTGTCTGCAACTGCACGGAGGGTACGGCTACATGCGCGAGTACCGGATCGCCCGCGACTACGAGGATGCCCGGATCACCACGATCTACGGCGGTACCACCGAGATCATGAAGGAAATCGTCGGCCGCGGCCTCGGCCTGTGACCCGCTGACTGGTGTTGTCCGGTGAGCTGGGTCGGCTCAGGGGACCCGGCTCAGGGGAGAAGGGTGAGGTTGTCGATCAACCGCACCTCACCGACCTCGGCGGCGATCGCGGCCAGCACCGGGCGGTCGATGCTGCTCACCGGTTCGAGGGTCCGGGGATCGACCAGCGCGAAGTACTCCAGGGACACCCCGGACAGCACCGTGGTGGCCGCGGCGATGATCGTTTCCGGATCGGTGGTGCCACCGGCCACCAGTTCGGCGGCGATGTCCAGCGACTGTTTGAGCGTCAGTGCCCGCTGCCGCTCGCTGGGACTGAGCCTGCTGTTGCGACTGGACAGGGCAAGGCCGTCGGGATCACGGATCGTCGGACAGGTTTCGATCCGGATGCCGAAGTCGAGATCGCGGACCAGTTGGGCGATCACCAGCGCCTGCTGGGCGTCCTTGCGCCCGAAGTAGGCCACATCGGGCCGGCACATGTTGAACAGTTTGCTGACCACGGTGGTCACCCCGTGGAAATGCCCGGAGCCCCGGTGGGCACCCTCCAGGGTCTCCACCAGCGGGCCGCGCAGGCGTACCTCGGCACCGAAACCGGCGGGATA comes from Naumannella halotolerans and encodes:
- a CDS encoding acyl-CoA dehydrogenase family protein, with the translated sequence MSSEQTMGSEQTMGSEQTMGSEQTMGDVIGPRDLYDEDHRDFAATVRAFVDRQVAPHAERWDGAGRVDRELFARAAEAGILGMSIPQEYGGLGLDDFRFNAAMADELGHHPVSSGMGGIALENDIVIPYFTGLTTEEQKQRWLPGIAAGETIVAVAMTEPGTGSDLSGIRTKAARDGDHYIVDGAKTFISNGQNADLVVTAVRTGEHPHRGISLLVVEADAEGFSRGRQLAKIGLHAQDTSELIFDRVRVPAANLLGAEGEGFLGLMRNLPQERLSIAVAAVAASEGVLMRTLEYVKERKAFGQPIGSFQNTRFELAEMVTAVRATRAHVDNCVRRQVAHDLSPEDAAGVKFLATEQLNNVVGRCLQLHGGYGYMREYRIARDYEDARITTIYGGTTEIMKEIVGRGLGL
- the panC gene encoding pantoate--beta-alanine ligase translates to MEQTNRPTVIRTVDALREALAPTRRAGQRIGLVPTMGALHQGHRSLMDRARAECDLVVVSIFVNPRQFDRASDLQAYPRTEEADLQLVADAGADLVFAPATDEVYPAGFGAEVRLRGPLVETLEGAHRGSGHFHGVTTVVSKLFNMCRPDVAYFGRKDAQQALVIAQLVRDLDFGIRIETCPTIRDPDGLALSSRNSRLSPSERQRALTLKQSLDIAAELVAGGTTDPETIIAAATTVLSGVSLEYFALVDPRTLEPVSSIDRPVLAAIAAEVGEVRLIDNLTLLP